The Flavobacteriales bacterium genomic sequence CTACTTCAGATACTACCGCAGGATTTGAAGGGTTACGTGCTTCGAAAAGCTCTGTTACCCTTGGAAGACCTCCGGTGATATCACCTGATTTACCAGAAACACGAGGAATTTTGACCAACGTGTCGCCTGCTTTCACTGCTTGTCCATCTTGAACCGCAATGTGAGCACCAACTGGCATGTTGTAATTCTTGATCTCTTTGGTTTTTGTGCTTCCAAATACCACTTGAATGGCAGGAATCATCTTCTTATCCTTAGAATCGATCACCACCATTTCGTTGAAGCCTGTTTGTTCATCAGACTCAACTCGGTAAGTGACACCATCAGCAAGACTGTCGAACTCAACCTTTCCATCAACCTCCGATACGATAACCGCGTTAAACGGATCCCAATCGCAGATCAATTCGTCTTTCTTCACTTTATCACCATCCTTCTTGTACAGTTTAGAACCGTAAGGAATGTTGTGAGTAGCAACCAGAACTCCTGTGTTCTTGTTGATCAAACGAAGCTCTGCAGAACGTCCAATGACAACATCGTAATCTCCTTGAGAGCTTTTAACCGTTTTCAACTCATCAAACTCAGCAGTTGCTTCGGCTTTCGATACAATACGTGATTCTGATGCAATGTGAGATGCAACCCCACCAACGTGGAACGTACGAAGCGTAAGCTGTGTACCCGGCTCACCAATTGACTGTGCAGCAATTACACCAACTGCAGATCCTTTCTTGATCTCGCGGCTAGTTGAAAGATCGCGACCATAGCATTTTGAGCAGCAACCACGTTTTGTTTCGCAGGTAAGTACAGAACGAATCTCTACAGAATCGATTCCAGCTGCTTCAATTGCTTTAGCCTCTTCTTCGTTGATCAACTCTCCTGAAGCAACAATTACATCACCAGTTTCTGGGTTCAGAACATCATGAAGTGATGTACGTCCCAAAATCCTATCGTAAAGTGATTCGATGATGTCCTCATTCTTTTTCAACGGTGTAGCAATCAATCCACGAAGTGTACCGCAGTCCACATCATTGATCACCACATCTTGAGCAACGTCAACAAGTCGTCTTGTCAAGTATCCCGCATCAGCCGTTTTCAAAGCCGTATCCGCAAGTCCTTTACGCGCACCGTGAGTAGAAATGAAGTACTCAAGAATCGATAGACCTTCCTTAAAGTTAGAAAGGATCGGGTTTTCGATGATCTCTTGAGTTGTAGCACCCGATTTCTGTGGCTTGGCCATCAGACCTCGCATACCAGAAAGCTGACGAATTTGCTCTTTAGAACCCCTTGCACCTGAATCAAGCATCATGTAAACAGAGTTGAATCCCTGCTTATCATTCTTCATTTGATCCATCAATGTTTGGGTCAATCGAGAGTTTGTATGTGTCCAGATATCAATGATCTGGTTGTAACGCTCGTTATTGGTAATGAATCCCATGTTGAAATTGCTCATTACCTCATCCACTTGCTCCTGAGCTTTTCCAATCATCGCAACTTTCTGCTCTGGGATCAATACGTCACCCAAGTTGAAAGAAAGACCGCCACGGAATGCGCTCATGAAACCAAGGTTTTTCATCCTGTCAAGGAACCTTGCTGATTCAGCCATACCCACTCGGTAAATGATGTCACCGATAATATCGCGAAGCGCTTTTTTGGTAAGCAACTCATCAATAAAAGCTACTCCTTTAGGAACAACTTGATTGAAAAGCACACGACCAACGGTTGTTTCAATTACGCTAGCTTTTTCTCCTTCAATATGTGATGGAACTCGCACCTTAATGATTGCGTGCAGGTCAACTTTCTTCTCGTTGTGAGCAATAATCACTTCCTCAGCAGAGTAGAATGTCATTCCTTCTCCTTTCACTTTTTCTTCCGGAGTGCTTCTCTTTTCCTTGGTCATGTAGTACAGACCAAGAACCATGTCCTGAGATGGAACCGCAATCGGGGCGCCATTGGCAGGGTTAAGGATATTGTGTGAAGCAAGCATCAGCATCTGTGCTTCCAAAATGGCTGCATTGCCCAATGGCAAGTGAACCGCCATTTGGTCACCATCAAAATCCGCGTTGAAAGCCGTACACACAAGGGGATGCAATTGGATTGCTTTTCCTTCAATCAGTTTTGGCTGGAACGCCTGGATACCCAAACGGTGAAGAGTCGGAGCTCGGTTAAGAAGAACAGGGTGGTTTGTAAGAACGTTCTCAAGAATATCCCAAACAACCGCATCTTTCTTATCAACCAATTTCTTAGCTGATTTTACCGTTTTCACGATTCCGCGCTCAATCATCTTACGGATGATGAACGGCTTGTAAAGCTCAGCTGCCATTCCTTTTGGAATACCACACTGATGCATTTCCAATTCTGGTCCAACAACAATTACCGAACGAGCTGAATAGTCAACACGTTTTCCAAGAAGGTTCTGACGGAATCGTCCTTGCTTTCCTTTCAACGAATCTGAAAGTGATTTCAGCGCTCGGTTTGATTCAGTTTTAACAGCAGATGATTTTCTAGAGTTATCGAAAAGTGAATCGACAGACTCTTGAAGCATACGCTTCTCGTTACGCAAGATCACTTCTGGAGCTTTGATCTCAATCAATCGCTTCAGACGGTTGTTACGGATGATAACCCTTCTGTAAAGGTCGTTCAAATCCGATGTTGCGAAACGTCCACCATCCAACGGCACCAACGGACGAAGGTCTGGTGGAATTACTGGAATCACCTTCACAACCATCCATTCTGGACGGTTTTCAATGTGTTCTTGTGCACTTCTGAAAGCTTCTACAACTTGAAGACGCTTCAAAGCCTCATTCTTACGTTGCTGACTTGTTTCAGTGTTTGCTTTATGACGAAGATCAAATGAAAGCTCATCCAATTTCAAGCCCATTAGCAAAGACTCAAGTGCTTCAGCACCCATCTTAGCAACGAATTTGTTTGGATCATGATCATCCAAATATTGGTTCTCTTTTGGAAGTCTTTCCAACGCGTCCAAATACTCGTCTTCTGTAAGGAAGTCCATGTAATTCAACGCCTCACCTTCATTATTGGTAGCACCACCTGGTTGAATAACCACGTAACGCTCGTAATAGATGATCATGTCCAACTTCTTGGTTGGAAGACCAAGTAGGTAACCTATCTTATTAGGAAGTGAACGGTAATTCCAGATATGCGCTACAGGAACAACCAATTGGATGTGTCCCATTCGCTCACGTCTTACTTTCTTTTCCGTAACCTCAACTCCACAACGGTCGCAAATGATTCCCTTGTAACGGATACGTTTGTATTTACCACAATGACATTCGTAATCCTTTACGGGTCCGAAAATCCTTTCGCAGAAAAGACCATCACGCTCAGGTTTGTACGTCCTGTAGTTGATGGTTTCAGGCTTCAACACCTCACCTCTAGAAGCTTCTAGAATCTTCTCTGGTGAAGTAAGGCTGATGACAACCTTCTTAAAATTGCTTTTAATCTTATTCTCTCTTTTGAGGGCCATTTGAGGACTTTTAACTTTTAATATTCTGTTGAGTAAAATTTTCCTCCCGATTGCTCGGGAGGAAAACCATTATCAGTCAAGCGTTACATTCAGACACAGACCGCGAAGTTCGTGCATCAATACGTTGAAGGATTCTGGGATACCAGGTGCTGGCATCGGATCTCCTTTAACGATGGCTTCGTAAGCCTTAGCACGTCCAACCACGTCATCCGACTTGATGGTAAGCATTTCTTGAAGGATGTTTGCTGCACCGAAACCTTCGAGTGCCCAAACCTCCATCTCTCCCAAACGCTGACCACCAAACTGGGCCTTACCACCAAGTGGTTGTTGCGTAATAAGTGAGTATGGTCCGATAGAACGTGCGTGCATTTTATCATCAACCATGTGGCCGAGTTTAAGCATGTAGATTATACCAACAGTTGCTGGTTGGTCAAATCGCTCTCCAGTACCACCATCATATAGGTATGTTCTACCAAATGAAGGAAGACCAGCTTCAGCAAGTTCTGCTTCAATTTGATCCAAAGTTGCTCCATCGAAAATCGGTGTGGCATACTTACGGCCTAGTTTTTCTCCTGCCCAAGCAAGGATCGTTTCGTAGATCTGTCCAAGGTTCATCCTTGATGGTACACCAAGCGGATTCAATACGATATCAACTGGCGTTCCATCTTCCAAGAATGGCATATCCTCTTCACGAACGATACGGGCAACAATACCCTTGTTTCCGTGACGACCTGCCATCTTATCACCCACTTTAAGCTTACGCTTCTTAGCGATGTAAACTTTGGCCAACTGTACGATTCCTGCTGGAAGTTCGTCTCCAATGGAAACAGCAAACTTCTTGCGTTTGAACGATCCTAGAAGGTCGTTTACCTTGATGTTGAAGTTGTGAAGCAACTCCTTTATCAATGTATTCTTATCCTCATCGGTTGTCCAACCAGCTGGATTGATGTTATCGTACTCGATAGATGAAAGCGATTTTTGCGTGAATTTGGTTCCTTTCGGAATCAATACTTCGCGAAGATTGTTCTCAACACCTTGAGATGTTTTACCGTTTACAAGTACAAACAACTTGTCAACAAGCACACCTTTAAGGATAGCAAGTTCTTTTTCGTACTCCTCATCAATGCGGGCAAGAACTTTCTTCTCGTCTGCTTTGGTCTTTTTGTCTTTAATGTTTCTTGAGAACAGTTTTTTCTCAAGTACAACACCATTCAAAGATGGAGGTGCTTTCAATGAAGCATCTTTCACATCTCCTGCTTTATCACCGAAGATGGCTCTCAAAAGTTTCTCTTCTGGAGAAGGATCAGTTTCTCCTTTCGGAGTGATCTTTCCGATCAAGATATCACCTGGTTGAACTTCAGCTCCAATGCGGATAAGTCCGTTCTCATCAAGGTCTTTGGTGGCTTCCTCACTTACGTTAGGAATATCTGCAGTAAGTTCTTCCAAACCTCGTTTGGTGTCTCTTACTTCCAAAGTATACTCATCGATGTGAATAGACGTGAAGATATCTTCTTTGGCAACTTTCTCCGAGATCACGATCGCATCCTCAAAGTTGTAACCTTTCCATGGCATGAAAGCCACTTTCAAGTTACGGCCAATTGCCAACTCTCCATTTTCTGTTCCGAAACCATCGCAAAGCACTTCGCCTTGTTTCACCTTTTGTCCTTTTACAACAATTGGTTTAAGGTTAACAGTCGTGTTCTGGTTTGTCTTACGGAATTTAACCAACGAGTAGGTTCTAAGGTCTTCCTCAAAACTTACCAATTTGTCCATATCGTTACGCTCATAACGGATGCTGATCTTGTTGGCATCAACATATTCAACAACTCCGTCTCGCTCAGCATTGATCAATACACGAGAGTCGCGAGCAACCAATGGCTCAAGACCAGTACCTACGATAGGCGCTTGTGGTCTCAACAATGGAACTGCCTGACGCATCATGTTCGATCCCATCAAAGCACGGTTCGCATCATCATGCTCCAAGAAAGGAATCAATGATGCAGCGATTGAAGCGATCTGGTTTGGAGCAACGTCCATCAAGTTGATGTTGTTCGGATTTTCCACAGGGAAATCTCCTTCCAAACGTGCCTTGATTCTGTCGCTTGCAAATGAACCATCATCCTTCAGCACCGCGTTGGCCTGAGCAATCGTGTTCTTCTCTTCGTCTTCAGCGCTTAAGTAGATAGGCTCACTTTTCATATCCACTTTTCCACCTTCTACATTTCTGTAAGGAGTTTCAATGAATCCGAGCTTATTGACTTTTGCGTAAACACAAAGTGACGAGATAAGACCGATGTTCGGTCCTTCTGGTGTTTCAATGGTACAAAGACGACCGTAGTGTGTGTAGTGAACGTCACGGACCTCGAATCCAGCTCTTTCTCTCGAAAGACCACCAGGTCCAAGGGCAGACATTCTACGTTTGTGAGTTACCTCCGACAATGGATTGGTTTGATCCATGAACTGAGATAGCTGGTTTGTTCCGAAGAACGAGTTGATAACTGAAGAAAGTGTCTTCGCGTTGATCAAGTCAATTGGTGTAAAAACCTCGTTGTCACGAACGTTCATACGCTCCCGGATTGTTCTTGCCATACGAGCAAGACCAACTCCGAACTGCGCATACAATTGCTCTCCAACTGTTCTTACACGTCTGTTGCTCAAGTGGTCAATATCATCCACATCAGTCTTAGAATTGATCAGCTCGATCAAATACTTGATGATGGAAATGATGTCTTCCTTGGTAAGTACTTTTTGGTCTTCCGGAGTGTTCAAACCGAGTTTACGGTTGATTCGGAATCGACCTACTTCACCAAGATCGTATCGTTTATCTGAGAAGAACAACTTATCGATGATACCACGAGCAGTTTCCTCATCTGGTGGTTCAGCATTACGAAGTTGACGATAGATGTGCTCTACAGCTTCCTTCTCAGAGTTAGAAGTATCTTTTGCAAGTGTGTTGTAAATGATGGCGTAATCTGCCGCGTTCACTTCCTCTTTGTGAAGAATGATGCTCTTAACACCAGCTTCCAAAATAAGGTCGATGTGCTCTTTCTCAACAATCGTTTCACGATCAATGATCACCTCATTACGCTCGATTGATACAACTTCTCCAGTATCCTCATCTACGAAATCCTCAACCCATGAACGGAGAACCCTTGCGGCCAATTTGCGGCCTTTTACTCTTGCGAGACCTGCTTTGCTAACTTTTACTTCGTCAGCAAGACCGAAGATCTCTAAAATGTCTTTATCGCTTTCGAAACCAATAGCTCTTAAAAGCGTGGTTACAGGAAGCTTTTTCTTACGGTCGATGTAAGCATACATCGCACCGTGAATATCTGTTGCAAATTCAATCCAAGAACCTTTGAACGGAATTACACGCGCTGAGTACAATTTAGTACCGTTTGCATGGTAGCTCTGTCCGAAGAAAACTCCTGGTGAACGGTGAAGCTGAGATACAACAACACGTTCTGCACCATTTACAACAAATGATCCTTTCGGAGTCATATAAGGGATTGTTCCCAAATACACATCCTGAACGATGGTCTCAAAATCCTCATGCTCTGGGTCTGTACAATACAGCTTCAGCTTGGCCTTCAAAGGAACACTATGCGTCAGTCCTCTCTCTATACACTCTTCAATTGAATAGCGTGGAGGGTCGATAAAGTAATCCAAGAACTCAAGAACGAAGTTGTTCCTTGTATCAGTGATCGGGAAATTTTCCGCAAACACCTTGAAGAGACCCTCGTTATGACGATTCTCCGGAGTGGTCTCCAGCTGGAAAAAATCTTTAAAAGACTTGAGTTGTATTTCTAAGAAATCAGGATAAGGTATCTGATTCTTTGTGGATGCGAAACTGATTCGTCCGGTTTTTGTCTTCAAAGCCAAAATATTGAATTTTGAGGTTCGTGAAATGAAATGTCTGTAAACGGTAATAGGCCGAAGTCAGATCCCGACATGATCGGGACTGACTTCAACCTTGAAATGTTAGAAGAGGAGATTACTTAACCTCAACTTCTGCTCCTGCCTCAGTAAGCTGAGATTTAAGAGCTTCCGCTTCTTCTTTCGAAACTCCTTCTTTAAGTGGTTTTGGAGCACCATCAACAAGCTCTTTTGCCTCTTTAAGGCCAAGTCCTGTAAGCTCTTTTACCAACTTAACTACTGCAAGCTTAGCAGCTCCAGCTGATTTAAGGATAACATCGAATTCAGTTTGAGCTTCTGCTTCGTCTCCAGCGCCAGCACCAGCCGCAGGGCCAGCAAAAGCAACTGCAGCAGCTGCAGGCTCAATTCCGTATTCATCTTTAAGTATTTGAGCAAGTTCGTTCACTTCCTTTACAGAAAGGCTAACGAGTTGTTCTGCGAATTCTTTAAGATCTGCCATTTTATTTAGTTGTTATTCGTGTTTGTAAAATTGATTAATTGAAAACCGATAGGCGACTATTCGCCTTTTTCGGCAAGTGTTTGTAGTATACCAGCAATGTTTCTACCTGGGGTTTGAAGCGCAGAGATAAGGTTCTTCGCAGGCGACTGCAGAAGTCCAATGATCTCTCCAACCATCTCCTCTTTCGATTTGATGTTCTCCAAGACGTCAATACTTGCGTCTCCCACATAGATGCTTTCTCCTACATAAGCTCCTTTAAGCAATGGTCGGTCACCTTTCTTTCTGTACTCTTTGATCAGCTTTGCCGGAACATTGCCAGTTTCAGAGAACATGATTGAGGTATTGCCTTTCAATACGCCATAAAGACCTTCGTAATCGCCAGAGGCTCTTTCCATTGCTTTTCTAAGCAATGTGTTCTTTACAACTTTAAGACTTACCGATTTCTTGTGTGCCGCAGCACGAAGCTTGTAAGTTTGCTCAGCGTTGAGTTTTGAGATGTCAGCCAAATAAAAATTCGGATTGTTCTCCAACTCAACAGTCAAAGCATCAATTGCTTGATTTTTCTCTTGTTTGTTCATAATTGAGTCTTAACCGAATTAAACTGATTTAACATCTACTCTTACACTCGGAGTCATTGTCCCCGATAGAGCGATACTTTTAATGTAGGTTCCTTTGGCCGCAGATGGCTTCAGTTTAACAAGTGTTGAAATCAACTCTTTTGCATTCTCAACAAGTTTGTCTTCCGTAAAAGACACCTTGCCGATTGCTGCGTGAACGATTCCATACTTATCAACTTTGAAGTCGATCTTTCCGGCTTTAACATCCGAAACCGCCTTACCAATGTCCATGGTAACTGTTCCCGCTTTTGGGTTAGGCATAAGACCTCTTGGTCCCAATATCCTACCCAACGGACCCAATTTGGCCATAACCGTTGGCATGGTTACTATAACATCTACATCGGTCCATCCCCCTTTGATCTTGTCGAGATACTCGTCAAGTCCAACAAAGTCAGCACCGGCTGCCTTAGCTTCTTCCTCCTTATCTGGAGTACAAAGCGCAAGAACTTTCACCGCTTTACCTGTACCATGCGGCAGGCTGCATACACCACGCACCATTTGGTTCGCTTTTCTCGGATCGACACCTAACCTTACAGCTACGTCTACCGAAGCATCGAACTTTGATGCTGGCATTTGTTTGATCAGCCCTGCTGCATCCAAGAGTGAGTAGGTCTTGTCAACCTCCACCAACTCAAGGGCTTTCTTTCTATTTTTAGTAAGTGCCATTTTCTTAAGCTTTTTGTGGAAGGTTTCCAGTTACAGTCACTCCCATGCTACGCGCTGTTCCAGCGATCATATGCATGGCAGATTCAACAGTAAAACAGTTCATGTCAGACATTTTTTCTTCAGCAATGGCTTGAATCTGAGCTACTGTGATCTTACCGACTTTAACGCGGTTAGATTCAGCAGAACCAGTTTTAAGCTTGATCGCCTCTTTAATTGAGATAGCTACAGGGGATTTCTTGATCACAAACTCGAACGACTTGTCCGCGTAAACTGTGATCACCACCGGCAAAACCTTACCCGGAGAATCCTGTGTACGAGCGTTGAATTGCTTACAGAAGTCCATGATATTGACTCCTTTGGCACCCAATGCAGGTCCAATAGGCGGGGCAGGGTTAGCGGCACCACCCCGAACCTGGAGCTTAATAAATGCGCTTATCTCTTTTGCCATGTTTAACTATTGTTATTTGAACTATTTATATGTGATAGACAGCGCAGGGGGAAGCATTCGTAAATCAATGCGCTGAGATACCCGTGTTTATTTACTCTTTTTCTACTTGCATGTAGCTCAATTCCAATGGTGTTTTTCTTCCGAAAATCTTCACCATAACCTTGAGTTTTTTCTTTTCCTCGTTGATCTCTTCAATGATTCCACTGAAGCTATTGAAAGGTCCATCGATTACTTTAACCGCTTCTCCAACAACGAATGGGATATTCATTTCCTCATCGCTCTCGGCCAATTCATCAACCTTACCTAAAATTCGGTTAACCTCTGATTGACGCAATGGAACCGGTGAACCCCCTTTGGTCTCGCCAAGAAAGCCAATAACCCCTGTCACATTCTTAATGATGTGTGGGATTTCACCAATCAAATCTGCTTCAATCAAAATATATCCTGGAAAAAAGCTTCGCTCTTTACTTACTTTCTTTCCTTTTCTGATCTGAAACACTTTTTCCTTCGGAATAAGTACTTGAGCAACATGGTCAGACATTCCAGCGTGAGAAATCTCAGCCTCGATGTAGTCCTTTACTTTCGATTCCTGACCACTTATGGCCCGAACCACATACCATTTTTTACTGCTCTCACTCATCCTTGTCCTTACTTCAGTTTGTTCAGAATAACTCATAGAAAAATCCTAAAACACCTTTCCAAACCGAGTCCTCTCCACCGTTGATTCCGAAAACGAAGTCCATCACAAAAATCATAAGTGCTATGATGACAGACGCAACAGCTACAATCCAAGTGCTGTTCTGTAACTCAGCCCAAGTTGGCCAAGAAACTTTG encodes the following:
- the secE gene encoding preprotein translocase subunit SecE, producing the protein MANIITYVEESYNELVNKVSWPTWAELQNSTWIVAVASVIIALMIFVMDFVFGINGGEDSVWKGVLGFFYELF
- the nusG gene encoding transcription termination/antitermination protein NusG — protein: MSESSKKWYVVRAISGQESKVKDYIEAEISHAGMSDHVAQVLIPKEKVFQIRKGKKVSKERSFFPGYILIEADLIGEIPHIIKNVTGVIGFLGETKGGSPVPLRQSEVNRILGKVDELAESDEEMNIPFVVGEAVKVIDGPFNSFSGIIEEINEEKKKLKVMVKIFGRKTPLELSYMQVEKE
- the rpoC gene encoding DNA-directed RNA polymerase subunit beta'; the protein is MALKRENKIKSNFKKVVISLTSPEKILEASRGEVLKPETINYRTYKPERDGLFCERIFGPVKDYECHCGKYKRIRYKGIICDRCGVEVTEKKVRRERMGHIQLVVPVAHIWNYRSLPNKIGYLLGLPTKKLDMIIYYERYVVIQPGGATNNEGEALNYMDFLTEDEYLDALERLPKENQYLDDHDPNKFVAKMGAEALESLLMGLKLDELSFDLRHKANTETSQQRKNEALKRLQVVEAFRSAQEHIENRPEWMVVKVIPVIPPDLRPLVPLDGGRFATSDLNDLYRRVIIRNNRLKRLIEIKAPEVILRNEKRMLQESVDSLFDNSRKSSAVKTESNRALKSLSDSLKGKQGRFRQNLLGKRVDYSARSVIVVGPELEMHQCGIPKGMAAELYKPFIIRKMIERGIVKTVKSAKKLVDKKDAVVWDILENVLTNHPVLLNRAPTLHRLGIQAFQPKLIEGKAIQLHPLVCTAFNADFDGDQMAVHLPLGNAAILEAQMLMLASHNILNPANGAPIAVPSQDMVLGLYYMTKEKRSTPEEKVKGEGMTFYSAEEVIIAHNEKKVDLHAIIKVRVPSHIEGEKASVIETTVGRVLFNQVVPKGVAFIDELLTKKALRDIIGDIIYRVGMAESARFLDRMKNLGFMSAFRGGLSFNLGDVLIPEQKVAMIGKAQEQVDEVMSNFNMGFITNNERYNQIIDIWTHTNSRLTQTLMDQMKNDKQGFNSVYMMLDSGARGSKEQIRQLSGMRGLMAKPQKSGATTQEIIENPILSNFKEGLSILEYFISTHGARKGLADTALKTADAGYLTRRLVDVAQDVVINDVDCGTLRGLIATPLKKNEDIIESLYDRILGRTSLHDVLNPETGDVIVASGELINEEEAKAIEAAGIDSVEIRSVLTCETKRGCCSKCYGRDLSTSREIKKGSAVGVIAAQSIGEPGTQLTLRTFHVGGVASHIASESRIVSKAEATAEFDELKTVKSSQGDYDVVIGRSAELRLINKNTGVLVATHNIPYGSKLYKKDGDKVKKDELICDWDPFNAVIVSEVDGKVEFDSLADGVTYRVESDEQTGFNEMVVIDSKDKKMIPAIQVVFGSTKTKEIKNYNMPVGAHIAVQDGQAVKAGDTLVKIPRVSGKSGDITGGLPRVTELFEARNPSNPAVVSEVDGVASFGKIKRGNREIIIEARTGDIRKYLVSLSKHILVQENDFVKAGMPLSEGAITPADILMIKGPTAVQEYLVNEIQEVYRLQGVKINDKHYEVIVRQMMRKVNILDPGDTKFLEKELVNRYEFREENDWIYGKMYVEDPGDSENLKPGQIITARKLRDENSVLKRKDLKPVVAREAIPATSEPILQGITRASLQTDSFISAASFQETTKVLNEAAVRGKIDELHGLKENVIVGHLIPAGTGLREYDKLVVGSKEEYEALMAAKKEEAEA
- the rplJ gene encoding 50S ribosomal protein L10, which translates into the protein MNKQEKNQAIDALTVELENNPNFYLADISKLNAEQTYKLRAAAHKKSVSLKVVKNTLLRKAMERASGDYEGLYGVLKGNTSIMFSETGNVPAKLIKEYRKKGDRPLLKGAYVGESIYVGDASIDVLENIKSKEEMVGEIIGLLQSPAKNLISALQTPGRNIAGILQTLAEKGE
- the rplL gene encoding 50S ribosomal protein L7/L12 produces the protein MADLKEFAEQLVSLSVKEVNELAQILKDEYGIEPAAAAVAFAGPAAGAGAGDEAEAQTEFDVILKSAGAAKLAVVKLVKELTGLGLKEAKELVDGAPKPLKEGVSKEEAEALKSQLTEAGAEVEVK
- the rplA gene encoding 50S ribosomal protein L1; this translates as MALTKNRKKALELVEVDKTYSLLDAAGLIKQMPASKFDASVDVAVRLGVDPRKANQMVRGVCSLPHGTGKAVKVLALCTPDKEEEAKAAGADFVGLDEYLDKIKGGWTDVDVIVTMPTVMAKLGPLGRILGPRGLMPNPKAGTVTMDIGKAVSDVKAGKIDFKVDKYGIVHAAIGKVSFTEDKLVENAKELISTLVKLKPSAAKGTYIKSIALSGTMTPSVRVDVKSV
- the rpoB gene encoding DNA-directed RNA polymerase subunit beta, with translation MKTKTGRISFASTKNQIPYPDFLEIQLKSFKDFFQLETTPENRHNEGLFKVFAENFPITDTRNNFVLEFLDYFIDPPRYSIEECIERGLTHSVPLKAKLKLYCTDPEHEDFETIVQDVYLGTIPYMTPKGSFVVNGAERVVVSQLHRSPGVFFGQSYHANGTKLYSARVIPFKGSWIEFATDIHGAMYAYIDRKKKLPVTTLLRAIGFESDKDILEIFGLADEVKVSKAGLARVKGRKLAARVLRSWVEDFVDEDTGEVVSIERNEVIIDRETIVEKEHIDLILEAGVKSIILHKEEVNAADYAIIYNTLAKDTSNSEKEAVEHIYRQLRNAEPPDEETARGIIDKLFFSDKRYDLGEVGRFRINRKLGLNTPEDQKVLTKEDIISIIKYLIELINSKTDVDDIDHLSNRRVRTVGEQLYAQFGVGLARMARTIRERMNVRDNEVFTPIDLINAKTLSSVINSFFGTNQLSQFMDQTNPLSEVTHKRRMSALGPGGLSRERAGFEVRDVHYTHYGRLCTIETPEGPNIGLISSLCVYAKVNKLGFIETPYRNVEGGKVDMKSEPIYLSAEDEEKNTIAQANAVLKDDGSFASDRIKARLEGDFPVENPNNINLMDVAPNQIASIAASLIPFLEHDDANRALMGSNMMRQAVPLLRPQAPIVGTGLEPLVARDSRVLINAERDGVVEYVDANKISIRYERNDMDKLVSFEEDLRTYSLVKFRKTNQNTTVNLKPIVVKGQKVKQGEVLCDGFGTENGELAIGRNLKVAFMPWKGYNFEDAIVISEKVAKEDIFTSIHIDEYTLEVRDTKRGLEELTADIPNVSEEATKDLDENGLIRIGAEVQPGDILIGKITPKGETDPSPEEKLLRAIFGDKAGDVKDASLKAPPSLNGVVLEKKLFSRNIKDKKTKADEKKVLARIDEEYEKELAILKGVLVDKLFVLVNGKTSQGVENNLREVLIPKGTKFTQKSLSSIEYDNINPAGWTTDEDKNTLIKELLHNFNIKVNDLLGSFKRKKFAVSIGDELPAGIVQLAKVYIAKKRKLKVGDKMAGRHGNKGIVARIVREEDMPFLEDGTPVDIVLNPLGVPSRMNLGQIYETILAWAGEKLGRKYATPIFDGATLDQIEAELAEAGLPSFGRTYLYDGGTGERFDQPATVGIIYMLKLGHMVDDKMHARSIGPYSLITQQPLGGKAQFGGQRLGEMEVWALEGFGAANILQEMLTIKSDDVVGRAKAYEAIVKGDPMPAPGIPESFNVLMHELRGLCLNVTLD
- the rplK gene encoding 50S ribosomal protein L11 → MAKEISAFIKLQVRGGAANPAPPIGPALGAKGVNIMDFCKQFNARTQDSPGKVLPVVITVYADKSFEFVIKKSPVAISIKEAIKLKTGSAESNRVKVGKITVAQIQAIAEEKMSDMNCFTVESAMHMIAGTARSMGVTVTGNLPQKA